Genomic window (Kogia breviceps isolate mKogBre1 chromosome 15, mKogBre1 haplotype 1, whole genome shotgun sequence):
GTCATGTCACTTAAATAAAATTCCCTTTGATTTTCTACAGCAACACCAGATGCAGGAGAAGATCCCAAAGTCACAAGAGCTAAGTTCTTCATCCGGGATCTGTTCTTGGTGAGCATTTTCCTTCCCCTTTGCTGTCCTGCCACCTTAGGGTGACCCTGCTCTTTGCACTTAGTCTCTCACGAGCTCATTTAATCTCCCCCAAACAATGAGGGATGGGAAGGTGTCCTTCCCTCATCTCATAGCTGAGcacacggaggctcagagaggtcggACTTCCGacctcaggtcacacagcttccCAGCAGGAATAGGCAGGGTACAGGCCCCGGGGCGGCACTGAGGCACTGAGACGGCCGACCCAGCTTGCGTGTTGCCTTTCAGTGGGATGTGGGGTGTGGCCTCTCCTCGGCTCAAGGGTCACGTGGAAATGTACCTGCTCAGGTTCAGACGTTCCCTTTTTGAAAAACCTCTGTATTTTGAGATGATTTCAAACTTACATAAAAAGTGAGATCTGGGGGGCTCAGCCCTGACACAGatgcccccgcccccggcgcTGACGGGCTGCGTCTCCGCAGCGCATCAGCACGGCCACGGGCGACGGCAAGCACTACTGCTACCCGCACTTCACGTGTGCCGTGGACACAGAGAACATCCGCCGCGTCTTCAACGACTGCAGGGACATCATCCAGCGGATGCACCTCAAGCAGTATGAGCTCCTGTGagccccccaaccccgccccacGTCCCAGGGCCGCCCAGCACAGAGCAGCGAGTCCCCGTCCATTGTGCGGGCTCTCATGACCGCCGGGCCCCCGGCCAcctctgcccctgcctccccGCCCCGGTCTGTGTGGGGGTGAGGGGGCCCCGACTCATGGAGAACTTGGCAGATGGGGAGACGCAGTGGCCCAAGCGTGACAGGGTGTCGCCCTTCTGACCCCATGGGCCCACGACTCAGAGGAGCCCCCAAGCCGCTGTGGGGACAGAACCCCCTTCAGTCCTGTCTCCAGGGGCGGCTGGCCTCAGCCTCTGTGTCAGAGCCCCTCTGACCGTCCACACATCAGCAGAAACCCCCCCCTCGCTCTGGCCACATGTGTCCCGTCCACGATGGTCCCCAGACTCACGCTGCTCAGGCAACGGCCTCCTTTCATaggttctttttgttgttttactgCTGGTTTATTACACTGTACAGACCACgaaatgtaatattattttgtaTAACTACTCAAGGAAAATCCCTGTAGATCTCCGTGCCTTGACTATGGCTGTCCCTGTAAAAGAAACGTGTTTCTGTTGTGCTGAACAGCTGTCATCATACTGCCGCTTGCTCTGAGAAAGGGAGTGAATGGTGTATAGAGAGTTTAGGGTATTTTATCAGGTTGGTACTTTTTAACAATACTccttgataaatatatatatatataaatttatataaatataaatgatacaCATTAATCATCCACATTTCAAAAATGCCACACCCACATCACAAGCTTCTTTCAGGGAACCAAGGATGTTTTTTCTCTCCAGAAAACATGTTTCTCAATTATCTGGCAATCTAAagacttttccaaggtcacccATTCCCTTAGTCAAAGTTTTTGAACCACTTATTTGACCACAGGTCTCATCGTAAACAAAGAGCGAGAAAAAGACAAGGGTTCCAGGTTTGTGTCTGGCCTTGGAGAATCAAAGGATAGAACGTGATTTGCCTTTTGAAGAAGAAACATTACAAAACCTTTATTTGAAATACAAAGTCAAAATACATGCCTGTTTCTCAACCTTGCAAGACTTGCAAATGCAGCCTCATGAGTTACATCCAGCTCAAGACCTCGAAAACTGTTCTCATCTATCCATGGCCTTGAGGGCGGTTTTCTCAGGTCAAAGACAATCTTTTAAATTGTCCAAGGTTATATTTCAACGACACAAATGCAGAGATGGGGCAGCCTAGCCTGCGTTACTGCATTAACTTCCATTTCATCTTTtagtctttaatatttttaagtttactCTATAAAGCAGCATCTTAAAATCCTTTGTAAACTCATCCACATTTAAATACTGCTCTTCCATGAAATAAAGGATGACAACTTTACAGACAATGCACCATCAcacttttttttatttcattatcatCGAATGCCTGTTCCTGTCATCCTTATTTCATAAAACTCAGTTGAACTGAGACATATAAAGTGGAAATGATTTTCAGTTTCCATTGCATTTTCATAGTAAAACATGAAAATCTGAAGAGCTACAGCCCCACACATACACCCAAAAAAATGAAGTTGTATATTTTTACATGCATTAGTATTCAATAATTCCGCTGTAACTAAACTTCCTATTTAAAAGTCTGATTGAAGAGCCAgactcttaggggaaaaaaaacacaaaaagaatacattttatcaGGTTTAAAATTATCAcggcatatttatttttaaataccaaaaGCCTCTTTCTGGTCCGTTTTTCAAGTTTCTTTTGATCACTGACAGGCATTCAATTCAAATTTGACAACTTGGTCTGCTGGAGAGAAAATTACACTCACCTAAAAATCtgattccagggacttccctggcggtacagtggtcaagactctgtgcttccactgcagggggcacaggtttgatccctggtcagggaactaagatcttgtatgctgcgtggcgcagccaaaaataattaattaattaataaaaatctgATTCCATTAATttagcacagaaatacaaaagtctTGAGAACAATGTATTCCTGCTCGTagcatctgtattttattttaagtatacagctttataaaatataagaacttGAGAACTACTCATAGGAGGACAGAATCAAACCCAGCATTTGTGAACAGCCAACCCTCCGTCTTGGGGAAGGAAGGCTGTCTAGTGCATGCAAGTGATGACATTCATAGCTTTTACACACTGTACAGACACAATCTTTGATTacacatatatttgataaaactAGAAGACAGACCTGCTGTAGAGACAAGTCCCATTTTCGCAGCGTGAGAACAGCACAATCAACTATTGATTCTGCAGGACTCTGCACCAGCAACCCAGATCCTACGAGCTGTGCCCATGGCCCACTTTGGTCTCGCCCTCCATAAGCAGTGCCCGAAGTTCAGTTTCGTTGGGTTCAGGACTTACTACTAAGTGCAGAACGTCTCCTGCTACTCACGTggtcttaaattttctgagcatGTTCCAACCGAAATGAAAAGGTGAGGCTACAAGCCCAGCATGGACTAACGTGAGGAGCACGAGGCCCCCGAACGCCGTGCAGTACGTGGTCAGAACCGTGTCCTCGCAGGGCAGGTAGCACTTGGCAAGGGCGTACTCTGTGGGCGTGATGCTGCCCTGGAGAGTAAGCGAGACCATTAGCTGCCGTGACAGCGCCAACCCGCAGACCCGACCGAGGAAAGGCAGCCGCTGGGCTTGAGGCACCTGAGACTGAGGGCACAGCCTTTAGCGCCCACCCGCCTCCAAGCACTGGGTCCCCATGTGCTGAGTGCACACAACCTGGAGCTGACCTCCACTGAATCTAGCCCCTGGCATGGGGGGGTTCCTCTAAAGCCTGCGGGGGCACATGGCAGAGGGGTTCAGAGGCCTGGAGACTTAGCACCAGTGGTCATCCAGGAACAAGCAGGACACGGCTGTTTTCCATGCCACTTGATGCTGACAGAAATACGTGTGCTGGGGGCATCTCAGtgggcttttccttttttttttggtagatgttTTTGCTATGTGGAATTACAGTGGGGCACGTTCATTTACTTTGAATTTGAAAACAGGAAGTTTTCCCCATCTTGTTATGAAGTAAAAGCCCCCGACATGAAAGCACTGTGACCTGGATGCTGGACTCATGGGTCCAAGAAAGGAGCTGAAGCTTCAGGTCATCACTAATTAACATCTTTAATAAACGTCCAAGAGCTATAGCATTTTTCTGTCAGAACAAATGGGCATGTCTGGAAAATAACACAAGATGACCCTGCTTCCTTAGAAAACGGAACAGGCAGAGCTGAGGGCACTGCAGGGACGCAGGATGAGACGGCTTGAGGTGTCCCCCCGCAGCCGCAACTGTCCCCTGAGAGGTGTTCCTGCTGGTGTGCCTGGGGGGTGGTGTTTACAGCTTCTGTGTATTTTCacagattgcagcaattcagtagTTGATCACTGTGTTGATTTAAATACGTATGAAAGCTTTGAGACAAAAATAAAGGTTCACGTACCATGATGAAACTGGGGTTGTTTCTGTTCCTCCAACTGAAAGATGGCACGCTGACCTCCAGGACGCCGGCCCCGTGCAGGACCTCGCAGGCGCTGTGCGTGTGGCCACTGAGGACCAGGCGCGGCCGGAGCCACCACAGCAGCTGCAGTGacagtggaggtggggagagtgcGGCCGGGGCCCAGGGCCACCGCCACAGATACCACCCCGCGGCCATCGCCCCGTGGCTACCACGAAGCCCCCGCCCGCGGGCCTGCTTCCCTCGGCCCTGAAAATCTTTGGGTGGTTTAGACTCCACCAAAAGTTGAGCTCAGGCTCTTAGGGAGAATCTATTCTTCTCATCccagatttcatatttttaattatattttctctttataaatatttttataaatctacTTCATAAATGTACTTATATTTTGCTTTGCATATCACATACACCATATagtatataaatattcatgtgaatatatacacacagacacacacacttaaGAAAGCACATTCTAATTAAGTCCCTAAAAACTTAACTCTTAGTGTCATTCACCTTCCCCAATACgtggtgatgggaaaacagaataaagaatagcTGAGAACATTATTAACTAGATCTTAGGGAACAGAAGTGGgtttccggggggggggggatggaacAGCTGTGCAGGCACTGCCTGTCCCACCCCGCGTCCCTGTGTCCCCACCTCCCTGCATCCCAAAGGCAGCAAACCTTCCTcgaggcctcctgggagagcGCATCGTAGCGCTCCTTGAAGGGGGTGTACTTCTCGTCGGGGGGTGCCGCATCATCCCCGGAGCAGTTGGCGTCATTTCTCCGGTAAAGCGGGAAGTGCTGTCCAGGGTCAGAGAGGAGTCAGGGGACCTTAAGACCCTGGATGCTTCCTCCAAACACGGGCGGGTACCCCCTCACCTGCAGGAGGATGGGGGCCGAGGCCGGCAGCTGCTGCCCGTCTCCACACTCTTGGGGGCGATGCTCCTGCTGGTCAGAGGTCAGGCCCTTAACTCACACCTCCACCTTCACTGGACAGTGGACGGTGGGGAGGGAAGGCGGGGAGGCCAtgccctgggggtgggagggtgtggAGTCCTACCTCCCGGGAACAGTTCAGCCGGTGAGAGATTTCCAGGAGCTCAGCCTCTGCTCCAGAGCAAATGTCACAGCCATCCCCTTCCAGTGCAACGCTGTTAACCATCACGAAACTGAGGCAAGGGCAGGAGATCAGCCATGGGCCACCTGTGCTGTCCACTGGCGACTGTGTCCCTGGGACACagaagctacacacacacattcttctgGGGGAAGAAACCCCAGCACAGCTGTACGTCTCAGCCCAGCTGTGCCATGTCTGCAGGTGCAGACGATGCTAAGAGGACAAAACAGCATCTCTGGGCGAGTCCAAGACACGGTAAAGGCTTTTCCACCCTGAACGTGTGAGAGGTCCCAGGTGACTGCCATGCTGAGCGTCTGACCTCGTGTGCCTGGACCTCGGCTGTAAAACGGGGAGACAAagacccacccacacaccctggCTCCCTTTGGAGATGACGTGAAATAAGACAACAGAGCAGAGCCTAAAACCCGGCGGGGGGTAGGGGTGCTGCAGAGCTAGCTGGGCTGGAGGAGCCCAAACTGGGATTGACAACAAGGCCAGCTGTGGTTCCCTGGGCCCCCTTCCCTCTAGTGCACCATCAGAGACGCCCACTACATGTGCCTTCCTTTCCCACATGCAAGTCCACCGGGCACGAAGAAGGTGCCTGACACTTAAAGAATTTAGAGATAAGAAGCCGATTAATCCAATGATCTGGGACATGACCATCGTGTTTAAACTTTCTTAAGGAAATTCAAGTTCTAGGAGTCTTCATAAGAATTCACAGATGATACTCACTTAATTCCTTTCCAAGAAAACAGCCTTTCAGGGTTGAAAACTTTCTCAAATCgttttattttgtatgtgttcATCCTATCAATTGTAAAAAGAAACAGTTTGAACACAGAAAGTAACTTCCGGGACCTGAGGGCTCGACCAGCACCCTTCGTTCTGAGCTCACACGGGCCCCAGGTGGGCAAGGTGCCACCCCCACTGCCCCACCACTgaccagcccagggcctggagcCTGGGGCTAGCGGCTTCATCCCCGGGGCCCCAGCTTCCTCACTGGTACAGTgggtaaagtaataaaaaataataggtaAAATAAGAGATTAAATGTACAGAAGTACAGTGCTTCTAACAGGCTGGCACATCAGAAGCACTGTGTGAACATTAGCTAGTAAAGCCCAAATCATCTTGTTTTCTGATTCCCGAAGAAAACTGGCCACGAAATGTAAGTTTCAAGTTAGGATCACTCCAGGGCACATACAGATCAGCCGTGGGGCAGGCGTATGATGTGCAGGACAGCAGTCCCGCCCGCGTGGAGCCCCGCCACCTGACCGCACAGGTAAGGCCCCCCAGGCTGGGCAGGCAGGAAGGCACAACCGTGTGCAGGGGCCTCCTCTGACCACTCACTGGTAATGGAAGCCGATGTCATGGTTGCCGGCCACAGCCCTCAACTGCACATGGGGCGGGTGTCGGAAGATCTTCCAGAAGCGCCCCACGTCGTCTGCCCAGGCCTGCAGGGAGAAGCACCGCTGCTGTGGCCAGGGAGCCTTCCCTGCCCTGTTTTGAGGGTGAGGAAGTCACTCCCGCCCAGATCAGACATTCATAAAGCCAACGTGCGGAATTTCTAACATTCTTTTCCCAAAACTAACTTAATATTTTAACTATCTAATTTGATGCcaaattttaatgaaatggtGTTATCTCCTCAAACCACCTGCTTCATACACCCACTACTTCAAGGTCACCTGACGGCCACGCACGGACCCCAGGCTGAGTGAGGATGCCTGCAGATCTGGGCATGTCCTAAGAATGGGCTCTGCAGAAACGTCAAGTACACTGTGTGTCTCCCCAGGATGAGGACCAGCAGCTCCCGCGGGGTCACACTCCCTGAGGCTGGACGGTGGGGTAGGGCCCAATGAGACGTGGGGGGAAAGACAAAGCCCAACAAATCTCTCAAGACTTTTCTGACTTTAACAGTTAAAGCTTGATAATGATGCTTGtttagttcttatttttattaagccGAAAAAACTAAACTGGACAAACACTCCAGGCTGGACGATACCTAGTTGAATAGTAGTCAACTTTAtcctaaaagttttaaatttggcCCAACCTAGGGAAACAAGCTGGATACAGATTCCTTCAATACATTTACAAAGACTTTAACAAATAATACTTAAGGTTAGAAtaacataaaattagaaaaagataaaatgttccgggcttccctggtggcgcagtggttgagagtccgcctgacgatgcaggggacgcgggttcgtgccccggtctgggaggataccacatgccgtggagcagctgggcctgtaagccatggccgctgagcctgcgcatccagagcctgtgctctgcaatgggagaggccacaacagtgagaggtccgcgtaccgcaaaaaaaaaaaaaaaatgttcccctTGATTTGCAAAACTAACATCTATATCCAACCTCATTTTATAACTAGTTGCTTTTTACATACAGCATTTCCATTATTTCATAATTACTTTTGCACTAGATCACAACAAACACTGCAACCCTATGAACACTGGGTTTCTATCATACCTGGACCAAGACTTTCTTTGTACAGCTTAGGACCGTCCTGGGAAatttcaatgaatttttaaaaatatcttccaggggactaccctggtggtccagttggttaagactgcactcccagtgcagggggcgcgggttcgatctctggttggggaactaagatcccacatgctgcacggcgcagccaaaagaaaaaaatcttccaaaaccATCAGCACATTTTTAACTAAGCAGCAAGAACAGCTTTTTTCCCCATTAATCCCAGGAATGTAGTAGGCAAAGCATTCTGACAGCCAAGGTGAGAAGGGCCTTTCTCTCTGGTTTGTGGAAAGGTTCACATCACCCGGTCTCGGGCCTGAGGGCAAAGGAACCTCCCACCAGGGCCCGGCTCCCCCAACCTTcctcagagaaaggaaaatgaaaggaaagcaaGTAACCTGTACATAGCACAATCTCATGATACAGCcgttatatttttttttttttttttttttttttttttttggtggtacgcgggcctccgttgtggcctctcccgttgcggagcgcaggctccggacgcacaggctcagcggccatggctcacgggcccagccactccgcggcatgtgggatcttcccggaccggggcacgaacccgtatcccctgcatcggcaggcggattctcaaccactgcgccaccagggaagccccagccgtTATATTTTAAGAGCCTAAAGTCAAGCTACTTTTCAGCATGTACTCTGTAACTCCGGGGACAATTGAAACGCTTCCCTCTTGGTTACTTTTCCCCTTCCGAGAGCTTCATGGGAAGCGTCTGGCTAACCCAGGTGTCTCCTACACAGACAAACCTAAGATGAGCTGACCTAACTCAGGACTGTCATTGACACAGAGCCCAAAGACCTCAGCACAGGACCAGGGCTCCAGGGTCGCAGGGTCCTACCTGGGAGGAGCTCCACTTCCCTTCGTCAAAGACGTCTCCCAGGATGAAGACGACTCCGGGCTGCAGCAGCCACAGCGCCGTCTGGAAGGCTCGCTCCATCTGCCACTCCCTGGAGaccaagaggaaaggaagggtcAGTCCACTTCTCGGGTGGAGCTACATCCAGCGGATGGTCTGATGGGCCATTTAAAATGTGAACTAAAGGTCCCCACTCCTTCTTCCACAGCCCCCCTTGCTTGGAAGAGCCAGGGTCCCCACTTGCTTCACTGAGGGGGCAAAGGCACCAGGGGACCATCAggctgcccctcccaccacagcaaGGACTGCCTCCCTGGGTGGGACCCTCAGACCAGCCCCACCCTGCACATGAAGCTGTCCCTCCTTCACCAGAGCCCAGGGGCCTGGAAGGCCTGGATGAGGCTTCCAAAGATGCCAATGCTGACGGACACACGGAGGAGATGCAGCACAGGGCTTCTTGGGGGAGACGAGAGACAAAGCCCAGCATCAGAACTCCCGGAGGAATACGACCGCTCAGAGCCTCGGGCCTGCAGCCCAACAGGCCACAGCCCAACACGGCAGGCGCCCCTCAGCAACCCGTGGTCGCCTCATCAACGCTGCCTACTGCCTTTGATTCCTGGTTTCTCTGTGGTCAACAAGACAGTGAAACCTGCTTTCACAGATAGTCACGGGATGAAGCGAGCGGGCACGGCGCCCACACAGGTGGGGTTTCAAATTGGCAGCGCCTGCCCCGCCTCCAGCTCCCTGGCCAACTCCGACTCCACCACTGTCCTGCGatcccagctcctctcccctcctaaAGCGGGCGTTACGTCCGGTGCACAATAGAGGGGACGGTAACTGTCCGTCAGGGGATACTGAGGCCAAGAAACCTCTCTGCAGGGCCACTGCTTCACCCAGGACACCTCACAAATACACATCTTGGTTTGCCCTGATTTACTGTTATTCACCCTGGCGAGGAAAGCGTGtagaagcagcagcaggaggacAGGGCAGCCTGCTTGCAGGACTGCTCATAAACAAGGCTCCCTAGGTGAGGCCCAAACAGAGAGCCTGGGCCTTGCCCTAGCCCTGGTCTAGCTCATGCCTCCTGGGGTTTAAAACTCCGAGGAAGAAGGTACAACAGCCCCGCCGTCCATCCCGCCTCTTGCGCCCACCCTGGGGACATCCCAAGCACTGGAGGACATTCCCGCCCACAGGAGTACAGGCCCGCCCAGGGAGGCACAAATGAAGCCATGGTGACAAAAACGTGCCAGGGACAGGGCCACCAGGGCAGGAAGCACCGCCATCAATTGCCTTCATGGCATCAAGCACAAAGGCCAAGgggtggaagcaacccagtgtCCAGGAACAGATGAcagataaacagaatgtggtctgtctaGACAGCAGAGTAAAACTCAGCCtcaaaaaggaaggagaagggcttccctggtgcacagtggttgagaatctgcctgacgatgcaggggacacaggttcgtgccccagtccgggaggatcccacatgccgcggagcagctgggcccatgagctgtggctgctgagcctgttgtgtccagagcctgtgctccgcaacgggagaggccacaacagtgagaggcccgcgtaccacaaaaaaaaaaggaaggagatcctGCTACCTGCCACCACACAGGTGGACCTGGAGGACGTTCCACTCAGTGAATCAAGTCAAACACAAAAGGCCAAACACTGTGGGACCTACTTACTGAGGGACACAGAGCAGTCAAGTTGCTAGAGACAGAAGTAGATGGTGGgggaccaggggctgggggaggggaggggaagtcaATGTTCAGTGGGGACAGAGTCTCAGCTGGGGAAGATGATGAGGTTCTAGGCATGGATGGGGTGACAGCTGGACAGTGCTGTGAATATGCTTAATGCCACCaagctgtgcacttaaaaatggttaagacggtAAGTTTTACATTATTTGcattttaccacagttaaaaataacatttttaggaacttccctggtggctcaacggttaagaatccgcttcccaatgcaggggacacgggtttaatccctggtcagggaactagatcccacatgcatgctgcaactaagagttcgcatgccacaagtaaggagcGCGTGAGCTGTAACTAAGGAgctgggagccacaactaagggggccaagagctgcaactaaggagcacacatgTTGCAACTAAAGGAGCCAGCGAGcggc
Coding sequences:
- the MPPE1 gene encoding metallophosphoesterase 1 isoform X6 → MAAGDMASTRLGARRQHLRPLKRRGLVLLRLTAIIFALLLFCEFLIYYLVIFRCSWPAVKTSADAGGLGTPEPVLRVMFLADTHLLGTVRGHWLDKLRREWQMERAFQTALWLLQPGVVFILGDVFDEGKWSSSQAWADDVGRFWKIFRHPPHVQLRAVAGNHDIGFHYQMNTYKIKRFEKVFNPERLFSWKGINFVMVNSVALEGDGCDICSGAEAELLEISHRLNCSREQEHRPQECGDGQQLPASAPILLQHFPLYRRNDANCSGDDAAPPDEKYTPFKERYDALSQEASRKLLWWLRPRLVLSGHTHSACEVLHGAGVLEVSVPSFSWRNRNNPSFIMGSITPTEYALAKCYLPCEDTVLTTYCTAFGGLVLLTLVHAGLVASPFHFGWNMLRKFKTT
- the MPPE1 gene encoding metallophosphoesterase 1 isoform X12, with protein sequence MAAGDMASTRLGARRQHLRPLKRRGLVLLRLTAIIFALLLFCEFLIYYLVIFRCSWPAVKTSADAGGLGTPEPVLRVMFLADTHLLGTVRGHWLDKLRREWQMERAFQTALWLLQPGVVFILGDVFDEGKWSSSQAWADDVGRFWKIFRHPPHVQLRAVAGNHDIGFHYQMNTYKIKRFEKVFNPERLFSWKGINFVMVNSVALEGDGCDICSGAEAELLEISHRLNCSREEHRPQECGDGQQLPASAPILLQHFPLYRRNDANCSGDDAAPPDEKYTPFKERYDALSQEASRKLLWWLRPRLVLSGHTHSACEVLHGAGVLEVSVPSFSWRNRNNPSFIMKL
- the MPPE1 gene encoding metallophosphoesterase 1 isoform X10 gives rise to the protein MAAGDMASTRLGARRQHLRPLKRRGLVLLRLTAIIFALLLFCEFLIYYLVIFRCSWPAVKTSADAGGLGTPEPVLRVMFLADTHLLGTVRGHWLDKLRREWQMERAFQTALWLLQPGVVFILGDVFDEGKWSSSQSTGSGCAGSAAMAYRPSCSTACGILPDRGTNPRPLHRQADSQPLRHQAWADDVGRFWKIFRHPPHVQLRAVAGNHDIGFHYQMNTYKIKRFEKVFNPERLFSWKGINFVMVNSVALEGDGCDICSGAEAELLEISHRLNCSREQEHRPQECGDGQQLPASAPILLQHFPLYRRNDANCSGDDAAPPDEKYTPFKERYDALSQEASRKLLWWLRPRLVLSGHTHSACEVLHGAGVLEVSVPSFSWRNRNNPSFIMKL
- the MPPE1 gene encoding metallophosphoesterase 1 isoform X11, whose translation is MERAFQTALWLLQPGVVFILGDVFDEGKWSSSQSTGSGCAGSAAMAYRPSCSTACGILPDRGTNPRPLHRQADSQPLRHQAWADDVGRFWKIFRHPPHVQLRAVAGNHDIGFHYQMNTYKIKRFEKVFNPERLFSWKGINFVMVNSVALEGDGCDICSGAEAELLEISHRLNCSREQEHRPQECGDGQQLPASAPILLQHFPLYRRNDANCSGDDAAPPDEKYTPFKERYDALSQEASRKLLWWLRPRLVLSGHTHSACEVLHGAGVLEVSVPSFSWRNRNNPSFIMGSITPTEYALAKCYLPCEDTVLTTYCTAFGGLVLLTLVHAGLVASPFHFGWNMLRKFKTT
- the MPPE1 gene encoding metallophosphoesterase 1 isoform X14, encoding MERAFQTALWLLQPGVVFILGDVFDEGKWSSSQAWADDVGRFWKIFRHPPHVQLRAVAGNHDIGFHYQMNTYKIKRFEKVFNPERLFSWKGINFVMVNSVALEGDGCDICSGAEAELLEISHRLNCSREEHRPQECGDGQQLPASAPILLQHFPLYRRNDANCSGDDAAPPDEKYTPFKERYDALSQEASRKLLWWLRPRLVLSGHTHSACEVLHGAGVLEVSVPSFSWRNRNNPSFIMGSITPTEYALAKCYLPCEDTVLTTYCTAFGGLVLLTLVHAGLVASPFHFGWNMLRKFKTT
- the MPPE1 gene encoding metallophosphoesterase 1 isoform X7, which produces MAAGDMASTRLGARRQHLRPLKRRGLVLLRLTAIIFALLLFCEFLIYYLVIFRCSWPAVKTSADAGGLGTPEPVLRVMFLADTHLLGTVRGHWLDKLRREWQMERAFQTALWLLQPGVVFILGDVFDEGKWSSSQAWADDVGRFWKIFRHPPHVQLRAVAGNHDIGFHYQMNTYKIKRFEKVFNPERLFSWKGINFVMVNSVALEGDGCDICSGAEAELLEISHRLNCSREEHRPQECGDGQQLPASAPILLQHFPLYRRNDANCSGDDAAPPDEKYTPFKERYDALSQEASRKLLWWLRPRLVLSGHTHSACEVLHGAGVLEVSVPSFSWRNRNNPSFIMGSITPTEYALAKCYLPCEDTVLTTYCTAFGGLVLLTLVHAGLVASPFHFGWNMLRKFKTT
- the MPPE1 gene encoding metallophosphoesterase 1 isoform X1, with translation MAAGDMASTRLGARRQHLRPLKRRGLVLLRLTAIIFALLLFCEFLIYYLVIFRCSWPAVKTSADAGGLGTPEPVLRVMFLADTHLLGTVRGHWLDKLRREWQMERAFQTALWLLQPGVVFILGDVFDEGKWSSSQSTGSGCAGSAAMAYRPSCSTACGILPDRGTNPRPLHRQADSQPLRHQAWADDVGRFWKIFRHPPHVQLRAVAGNHDIGFHYQMNTYKIKRFEKVFNPERLFSWKGINFVMVNSVALEGDGCDICSGAEAELLEISHRLNCSREQEHRPQECGDGQQLPASAPILLQHFPLYRRNDANCSGDDAAPPDEKYTPFKERYDALSQEASRKLLWWLRPRLVLSGHTHSACEVLHGAGVLEVSVPSFSWRNRNNPSFIMGSITPTEYALAKCYLPCEDTVLTTYCTAFGGLVLLTLVHAGLVASPFHFGWNMLRKFKTT
- the MPPE1 gene encoding metallophosphoesterase 1 isoform X4, translating into MAAGDMASTRLGARRQHLRPLKRRGLVLLRLTAIIFALLLFCEFLIYYLVIFRCSWPAVKTSADAGGLGTPEPVLRVMFLADTHLLGTVRGHWLDKLRREWQMERAFQTALWLLQPGVVFILGDVFDEGKWSSSQSTGSGCAGSAAMAYRPSCSTACGILPDRGTNPRPLHRQADSQPLRHQAWADDVGRFWKIFRHPPHVQLRAVAGNHDIGFHYQMNTYKIKRFEKVFNPERLFSWKGINVALEGDGCDICSGAEAELLEISHRLNCSREQEHRPQECGDGQQLPASAPILLQHFPLYRRNDANCSGDDAAPPDEKYTPFKERYDALSQEASRKLLWWLRPRLVLSGHTHSACEVLHGAGVLEVSVPSFSWRNRNNPSFIMGSITPTEYALAKCYLPCEDTVLTTYCTAFGGLVLLTLVHAGLVASPFHFGWNMLRKFKTT
- the MPPE1 gene encoding metallophosphoesterase 1 isoform X2, which translates into the protein MAAGDMASTRLGARRQHLRPLKRRGLVLLRLTAIIFALLLFCEFLIYYLVIFRCSWPAVKTSADAGGLGTPEPVLRVMFLADTHLLGTVRGHWLDKLRREWQMERAFQTALWLLQPGVVFILGDVFDEGKWSSSQSTGSGCAGSAAMAYRPSCSTACGILPDRGTNPRPLHRQADSQPLRHQAWADDVGRFWKIFRHPPHVQLRAVAGNHDIGFHYQMNTYKIKRFEKVFNPERLFSWKGINFVMVNSVALEGDGCDICSGAEAELLEISHRLNCSREEHRPQECGDGQQLPASAPILLQHFPLYRRNDANCSGDDAAPPDEKYTPFKERYDALSQEASRKLLWWLRPRLVLSGHTHSACEVLHGAGVLEVSVPSFSWRNRNNPSFIMGSITPTEYALAKCYLPCEDTVLTTYCTAFGGLVLLTLVHAGLVASPFHFGWNMLRKFKTT
- the MPPE1 gene encoding metallophosphoesterase 1 isoform X13, whose translation is MERAFQTALWLLQPGVVFILGDVFDEGKWSSSQAWADDVGRFWKIFRHPPHVQLRAVAGNHDIGFHYQMNTYKIKRFEKVFNPERLFSWKGINFVMVNSVALEGDGCDICSGAEAELLEISHRLNCSREQEHRPQECGDGQQLPASAPILLQHFPLYRRNDANCSGDDAAPPDEKYTPFKERYDALSQEASRKLLWWLRPRLVLSGHTHSACEVLHGAGVLEVSVPSFSWRNRNNPSFIMGSITPTEYALAKCYLPCEDTVLTTYCTAFGGLVLLTLVHAGLVASPFHFGWNMLRKFKTT